In Desulfobotulus mexicanus, one genomic interval encodes:
- a CDS encoding catalase has translation MTEEKKKLTTNAGAPVPDNQNALTAGPRGPMLLQDVWFLEKLAHFDREVIPERRMHAKGSGAYGTFTVTHDITPYTRAKIFSEIGKKTELFTRFSTVAGERGAADAERDIRGFAVKFYTEEGNWDMVGNNTPVFFLRDPLKFPDLNHAVKRDPRTNLRSAKNNWDFWTSLPEALHQVTIVMSDRGIPATYRHMHGFGSHTFSFINAKNERYWVKFHFKSQQGIRNLSDAEAEALIGQCRESHQRDLYESIEKGDFPRWTLFVQIMPEKEAATCPYHPFDLTKVWPHKDYPLMEVGVMELNRNPENYFAEVEQSAFNPANVVPGIGFSPDKMLQGRLFSYGDAQRYRLGVNHHLIPVNKARCPFHSYHRDGAMRVDGNHGSTLGYEPNSYGEWQEQPDFSEPPLSLEGAADHWNHREDTDYYSQPAALFRIMNDDQKEVLFANTARAMGDAPKEIKIRHIGNCLKADPAYGKGVAEALGIGLEEVPG, from the coding sequence ATGACAGAAGAAAAGAAAAAACTCACCACCAACGCAGGCGCACCCGTCCCGGACAATCAGAATGCTCTCACTGCAGGGCCAAGAGGTCCGATGCTTCTTCAGGATGTGTGGTTTTTGGAAAAACTGGCCCATTTCGACAGGGAGGTAATTCCGGAACGAAGGATGCACGCCAAGGGTTCGGGAGCCTACGGCACCTTCACCGTCACCCACGACATAACGCCCTACACAAGGGCTAAAATATTTTCTGAAATCGGCAAAAAAACTGAACTTTTCACCCGTTTCAGCACCGTTGCCGGTGAAAGGGGTGCTGCGGATGCGGAAAGGGACATCCGGGGTTTTGCCGTGAAATTCTATACAGAAGAGGGCAACTGGGACATGGTGGGCAACAACACCCCTGTTTTCTTCCTGCGCGATCCCCTGAAGTTCCCCGACTTAAACCATGCGGTGAAGCGGGACCCACGTACTAACCTTCGCAGCGCAAAAAACAACTGGGATTTCTGGACCTCCCTGCCCGAGGCCCTGCATCAGGTCACCATTGTCATGAGCGACCGGGGTATCCCCGCCACCTACCGCCACATGCACGGTTTTGGCAGCCATACCTTCAGTTTCATCAATGCCAAAAATGAGCGCTATTGGGTGAAGTTCCATTTTAAAAGCCAGCAGGGCATCAGAAACCTCAGCGATGCCGAGGCAGAAGCCCTCATCGGACAATGCCGTGAAAGCCATCAGCGGGATCTTTATGAGAGCATTGAAAAGGGCGATTTTCCCCGCTGGACCCTTTTTGTGCAGATCATGCCGGAAAAGGAAGCCGCCACCTGCCCCTATCATCCCTTTGACCTCACCAAGGTCTGGCCCCACAAGGATTATCCCCTGATGGAGGTGGGAGTAATGGAGCTGAACCGCAATCCGGAAAACTATTTTGCGGAAGTGGAGCAGTCCGCCTTCAACCCGGCCAATGTGGTTCCGGGTATTGGATTCTCACCGGATAAGATGCTGCAGGGAAGACTTTTCTCCTATGGGGATGCCCAGCGCTACCGCTTGGGCGTCAATCACCATCTCATTCCTGTAAACAAGGCCCGCTGTCCCTTCCACAGCTATCACAGGGACGGAGCCATGCGGGTGGACGGCAATCACGGCAGCACGCTCGGATATGAGCCCAACAGCTACGGAGAATGGCAGGAACAGCCGGATTTTTCCGAGCCTCCATTGAGTCTCGAAGGCGCTGCGGATCACTGGAACCACAGGGAAGATACGGATTATTATTCCCAGCCCGCTGCCCTTTTCAGGATTATGAATGATGATCAGAAAGAAGTTCTTTTCGCTAACACGGCCCGCGCCATGGGGGATGCACCCAAAGAAATCAAAATCCGGCACATAGGAAACTGCCTGAAGGCGGACCCGGCCTATGGCAAAGGCGTGGCCGAAGCCTTGGGCATTGGTCTGGAAGAAGTACCCGGCTGA